A portion of the Emcibacter nanhaiensis genome contains these proteins:
- the nhaC gene encoding Na+/H+ antiporter NhaC — translation MIPTTVKAESIPLWLALIPLLFLMGLLGGAVYIFGDGASSGPNQIGLMLAAGVACLIGVLRGQSWKELETSIIEGIMLAMHACLILLMIGSLIGAWMLSGTAPAIIHLGLGVLDPAWFYPATMVVCSLVAVSIGSSWTTAATVGLALIGIAHILGLSIEITAGAVISGAYFGDKMSPLSDSTNLAPAMVGADLFVHIRHMFWTTTPSFILSLLLFTWLGWQNAAIVTDTGAIDAARTLLEQNYRLGLPVFLPLLLLLGLSIAKVPALPTITIGAIAGGLVAAFYQTDATIAFGSSGEEISNGLAIVKGLWVAVSTGYQSSIGDEVLDRLLSRGGMSSMLNTVWLIISAMCFGGAMEHTGLLGRIVQAALKGVNSTGSLVITTVFTSIGMNIIAADQYISIVLPGRMYQMEFRRRGLAPENLSRTLEDAGTMTSALVPWNTCGAFMATTLGVPTFAYLPYAFLNLFNPAIAILYGLFNIRITPLVEELEEEILEAVNTEQVNN, via the coding sequence ATGATCCCCACCACTGTCAAAGCGGAAAGCATTCCCCTGTGGCTTGCCCTGATCCCGCTCCTCTTCCTCATGGGCCTGCTGGGCGGCGCGGTCTATATCTTCGGCGACGGCGCCTCCTCCGGCCCCAACCAGATCGGCCTGATGCTGGCCGCCGGGGTCGCCTGTCTGATCGGCGTCCTGCGCGGTCAAAGCTGGAAGGAACTGGAGACCTCTATCATCGAGGGCATCATGCTGGCCATGCACGCCTGCCTGATCCTGCTGATGATCGGCTCCCTGATCGGGGCCTGGATGCTGTCCGGCACCGCCCCGGCGATCATTCACCTCGGCCTCGGCGTGCTTGATCCGGCCTGGTTCTATCCCGCCACCATGGTGGTCTGTTCCCTTGTCGCGGTCTCCATCGGCAGTTCCTGGACCACCGCAGCAACAGTCGGCCTTGCCCTGATCGGCATCGCCCATATCCTGGGCCTTTCCATCGAAATCACCGCCGGCGCGGTAATCTCCGGCGCCTATTTCGGCGACAAGATGTCGCCCCTGTCGGACAGCACCAACCTGGCCCCGGCCATGGTCGGCGCCGACCTGTTCGTGCATATCCGGCATATGTTCTGGACCACCACACCGTCCTTTATCCTGTCTCTGTTGCTCTTCACCTGGCTTGGCTGGCAGAATGCGGCAATTGTAACCGATACCGGCGCCATTGATGCAGCGCGAACCCTGCTGGAACAGAATTACCGGCTCGGCCTGCCCGTATTCCTGCCCCTTCTTCTGCTGCTTGGCCTTTCCATCGCCAAGGTACCCGCCCTCCCCACCATCACCATCGGCGCCATCGCCGGGGGCCTGGTTGCCGCCTTTTACCAGACCGATGCCACCATCGCTTTCGGCAGCTCAGGTGAGGAAATCTCCAACGGACTTGCAATCGTAAAGGGGCTGTGGGTTGCCGTTTCCACCGGCTATCAATCCAGCATCGGCGACGAGGTTCTCGACCGCCTGCTGTCCCGTGGCGGCATGAGCAGTATGCTGAATACGGTCTGGCTGATTATTTCCGCCATGTGTTTCGGCGGCGCCATGGAGCACACCGGGCTGTTGGGCCGGATTGTGCAGGCTGCGCTTAAAGGCGTAAACAGCACCGGCTCGCTGGTGATCACCACCGTCTTCACCTCGATCGGCATGAATATCATTGCCGCGGACCAGTATATTTCCATCGTCCTGCCGGGCCGCATGTACCAGATGGAATTCCGCCGCCGCGGCCTCGCCCCGGAAAACCTGTCGCGGACACTGGAGGACGCCGGCACCATGACATCGGCGCTGGTGCCCTGGAATACCTGCGGGGCCTTCATGGCGACGACCCTGGGCGTGCCCACCTTCGCCTATCTGCCCTATGCCTTCCTCAACCTGTTCAACCCGGCAATTGCCATCCTCTATGGCCTGTTCAATATCCGGATCACGCCGCTGGTAGAGGAACTTGAGGAAGAGATTCTCGAAGCCGTCAACACCGAGCAGGTCAATAACTAG
- a CDS encoding histone deacetylase family protein, whose translation MKCVFSAPQHKHYPESFLVNGVREKNPEMPGRIDKLLEGADDLGLEMVTPKDYGLGPIARIHTPEYLDFLQNAYKRWQRIPGAAAEITPNIHPTNRDGAYPASVVAQAGYHMADASAPITGDTWESALHSAWSAIHASELLLAGEKSAYALCRPPGHHAGADLAGGFCYLNNTAIAAQNLRRKYSSVAILDVDLHHGNGTQDIFYRRNDVLTVSLHADPIRFYPFFWGHASERGEGPGLGYNLNFPLPRGTRDDDYLAALDKALDRLAAFAPEAVVIALGLDAFESDPFAGLGVSTEGFGKIGRAIAERLPGPTVIIQEGGYLCDELGLNLASFLNGFREGGK comes from the coding sequence ATGAAATGCGTCTTTTCCGCCCCACAGCACAAACATTATCCGGAAAGCTTCCTGGTCAACGGAGTCAGGGAGAAAAACCCGGAAATGCCGGGCCGGATTGACAAACTGCTGGAAGGCGCCGACGACCTGGGTCTGGAAATGGTCACGCCGAAGGACTACGGCCTCGGCCCGATCGCCCGCATTCATACCCCGGAATATCTGGACTTCCTGCAGAACGCTTATAAACGCTGGCAACGCATACCCGGAGCCGCTGCTGAAATCACCCCCAACATCCATCCCACCAACCGCGACGGCGCTTATCCGGCGTCAGTCGTGGCCCAGGCCGGATACCATATGGCGGACGCCAGCGCCCCGATCACCGGGGATACCTGGGAAAGCGCCCTGCACAGCGCCTGGTCGGCAATCCACGCCAGCGAACTGCTGCTGGCCGGGGAGAAATCCGCCTACGCCCTCTGTCGCCCGCCGGGACATCATGCCGGTGCGGATCTGGCCGGTGGTTTCTGCTACCTCAACAACACCGCCATTGCCGCCCAGAATTTGCGCCGGAAATATTCCTCCGTCGCCATCCTGGATGTGGACCTGCACCATGGCAACGGCACCCAGGATATTTTCTATCGCCGCAATGATGTGCTGACCGTTTCTCTGCATGCCGACCCGATCCGCTTCTATCCGTTTTTCTGGGGTCATGCGTCCGAGCGTGGCGAAGGTCCGGGCCTTGGCTATAACCTCAACTTCCCCCTGCCCCGCGGCACCAGGGACGACGACTATCTGGCCGCCCTCGACAAGGCGCTGGACCGCCTCGCGGCCTTTGCCCCCGAGGCCGTGGTCATCGCCCTCGGCCTCGATGCCTTCGAAAGTGATCCCTTCGCCGGGCTTGGTGTCAGCACCGAAGGGTTCGGCAAAATCGGCAGGGCGATCGCCGAACGTCTCCCCGGACCCACGGTTATCATCCAGGAAGGCGGCTATCTCTGTGACGAACTGGGCCTTAACCTGGCAAGTTTCCTCAACGGCTTCAGGGAGGGCGGCAAATGA
- a CDS encoding aspartate aminotransferase family protein has product MSHLFYQTRDRRPLLDRAEGIYMWDVNGKRYIDGSSGAMVSNIGHSNPHVLAAMRAQMDKSTFGYRLHFENAPAEDLAAKVAELSPEGHDKVFFVSGGSESVESAVKLARQYAFVSGQDSRWKIISRSPSYHGATLGALALTSYEPLNAPFKPMVTAMPKIPAPRCYLDRDNLSDEERGLRYADMLRDRIIEEGPDSVLAFIMEPVGGASTGALVAPESYYGRIREICDKFGILLIYDEVMTGVGRTGKFLACEHWNINPDIIATAKGFGAGYVPLGAMTAKQHIVDKILDAGGFQHGYTYAGNPIACAAGLAVIEEIFRHNMMENTTKVGGELLAGLGRLMDKYPFIGDVRGKGLLTAFELVSDRETMTPLDRNLNAFSQLVNIAYERGLIIYSRRSRGGVEGDHFLVCPPMITTSEQIADILAILDDSLDELATILNLPR; this is encoded by the coding sequence ATGTCGCATCTGTTTTATCAAACCCGTGACCGCCGTCCGCTTCTCGACCGGGCGGAAGGTATCTACATGTGGGATGTCAACGGCAAACGCTACATTGACGGCTCCAGCGGCGCCATGGTGTCCAATATCGGTCACAGCAATCCCCACGTCCTCGCCGCCATGCGGGCGCAGATGGACAAATCCACCTTTGGCTATCGCCTGCATTTCGAAAACGCCCCGGCGGAAGACCTGGCGGCAAAGGTCGCCGAACTCAGTCCCGAGGGACATGACAAGGTGTTTTTTGTGTCCGGCGGCTCGGAATCTGTGGAAAGCGCCGTCAAACTGGCCCGGCAATATGCCTTTGTCAGCGGACAGGACAGCCGCTGGAAGATCATCTCGCGCTCGCCCTCCTATCACGGTGCAACCCTCGGGGCGCTGGCGCTCACCTCCTATGAACCGCTGAATGCGCCGTTCAAACCGATGGTCACGGCGATGCCGAAGATTCCGGCGCCGCGCTGCTACCTGGACCGGGACAATCTCAGTGACGAGGAACGTGGCCTGCGCTATGCGGACATGCTGCGCGACCGGATCATCGAGGAAGGCCCCGACAGCGTGCTCGCTTTTATCATGGAGCCGGTTGGCGGCGCCTCGACCGGCGCCCTTGTCGCCCCCGAAAGCTATTACGGCCGCATCCGGGAAATCTGTGATAAGTTCGGTATCCTGCTGATCTATGACGAGGTCATGACCGGTGTCGGCCGCACCGGAAAATTCCTCGCCTGCGAACACTGGAACATCAACCCGGACATCATCGCCACAGCCAAGGGCTTCGGCGCCGGCTACGTGCCGCTTGGCGCCATGACAGCAAAACAGCATATCGTCGATAAGATCCTTGACGCCGGAGGGTTCCAGCACGGCTATACCTATGCCGGCAATCCCATCGCCTGTGCTGCGGGACTTGCCGTGATCGAGGAAATCTTCCGCCACAACATGATGGAAAACACCACAAAAGTGGGCGGCGAGCTGCTGGCCGGGCTTGGCCGGCTGATGGACAAATACCCCTTTATCGGCGATGTGCGCGGTAAGGGCCTGCTGACCGCCTTTGAACTGGTCAGCGACCGGGAAACCATGACCCCGCTGGACCGCAACCTCAATGCCTTCAGCCAGCTTGTGAACATTGCCTATGAGCGCGGCCTGATCATCTATTCCCGCCGCTCCCGCGGCGGCGTCGAGGGCGACCATTTCCTGGTCTGTCCGCCGATGATCACCACCTCCGAGCAGATCGCCGACATCCTGGCCATCCTTGATGACAGCCTTGATGAATTGGCGACGATCCTGAACCTGCCCCGCTAG
- a CDS encoding LysR family transcriptional regulator, whose product MFDENDMPEPEQPDSGGTGLNTIAWDLDWNLLRTFMVIAQEQSITRAARQLNQKQPSVSNALRRLEETLGCQLAERGPRSFALTHHGEALFQECKEMFGTVGRLPNIIQDVHDNVRGHIKILMTSHVITPLLDDTLRSFHENNPKATFSISVKGSQEVIEAIQAKEGTLGICLIRDKMEGLDARLFYREHFGFFCGRNHPLFGRKNITLADLRGEQRVTFYTDRLGDVLHPIAVLRGQAQLSDAVTGVSNNLEEVRRMIMAGLGIGPLPIHVVERDILMGRLWPLLPVEKAPAVDVYTLQNPRAVLNAAEKEFLKLLDRNVRETPLAERTYGNTPYPQPL is encoded by the coding sequence ATGTTTGATGAGAATGACATGCCGGAACCGGAACAACCGGATTCAGGCGGCACCGGACTGAATACCATCGCCTGGGATCTGGACTGGAATTTGCTGCGCACCTTCATGGTCATCGCCCAGGAACAGAGCATTACCCGGGCGGCCCGGCAACTGAACCAGAAGCAGCCGTCCGTCAGCAACGCCCTCCGGCGCCTGGAAGAGACCCTGGGGTGCCAGCTTGCTGAACGCGGTCCGCGCAGTTTTGCCCTCACCCACCACGGCGAAGCCCTGTTCCAGGAATGCAAGGAAATGTTCGGCACCGTCGGACGCCTGCCCAATATCATCCAGGATGTCCACGACAACGTGCGCGGCCATATCAAGATCCTGATGACCAGCCATGTGATCACGCCGCTGCTGGACGACACGCTGCGCAGCTTCCATGAAAACAATCCCAAAGCGACCTTTTCCATCTCCGTCAAAGGCAGCCAGGAGGTGATCGAGGCGATCCAGGCCAAGGAAGGCACCCTGGGCATCTGCCTGATCCGGGACAAGATGGAAGGTCTGGACGCCAGGCTGTTCTATCGTGAGCATTTCGGTTTTTTCTGCGGCCGCAACCATCCCCTTTTCGGGCGCAAGAACATCACCCTTGCCGATCTCAGGGGCGAGCAGCGGGTGACCTTCTATACCGACCGGCTCGGCGATGTCCTTCATCCGATTGCAGTGTTGCGGGGGCAGGCTCAGCTGAGTGATGCGGTTACCGGCGTCTCCAACAATCTGGAAGAGGTCCGGCGCATGATCATGGCCGGGCTCGGGATCGGTCCGCTGCCCATCCATGTGGTGGAACGGGATATCCTGATGGGACGGCTGTGGCCGCTGCTGCCGGTGGAAAAAGCCCCGGCGGTCGACGTCTACACCCTGCAAAATCCCCGCGCCGTCCTGAATGCCGCAGAAAAAGAATTTCTCAAGCTGCTGGACCGGAATGTCCGGGAGACCCCGCTGGCCGAGCGCACCTACGGCAACACCCCTTATCCTCAACCTCTTTAG
- a CDS encoding 3-keto-5-aminohexanoate cleavage protein, which produces MGRKVVITCAVTGSIYTPTMSPHLPVTGSEIARASIDAAEAGAAIIHLHARDPENGKPSADLAHFYGFIPRIHQACDAVLNISTGGSSVMSLDERLAPARAIKPEMCSLNMGSMNFGIFTLKKRYKDWKHEWEPALLDATKHTTFRNTYEDIETILSELGQGDGARFEFECYDLGHIETLAFYLRQGLVKPPLYVQFVLGVMGGVGASPENLMAMKASADRLLGDNYQFSVLAAGAHQIPLATMGVILGGNVRVGLEDSLTVPPGRLAESNAEQVRAIRTVIEALGHEVATPEDVRSGLGLKGRDQIKAHAS; this is translated from the coding sequence ATGGGAAGAAAAGTCGTCATTACCTGTGCCGTTACCGGTTCCATATACACGCCAACGATGAGTCCGCATCTGCCCGTGACCGGATCAGAGATTGCCAGGGCGTCTATTGATGCCGCGGAAGCCGGGGCCGCCATTATTCATCTACATGCCCGTGATCCGGAGAATGGCAAGCCGAGTGCTGACCTGGCCCATTTTTACGGTTTTATTCCCCGGATTCATCAGGCCTGCGATGCGGTGCTCAATATTTCCACCGGCGGCAGTTCGGTAATGAGCCTCGATGAACGGCTGGCGCCGGCGCGGGCAATCAAACCGGAAATGTGCTCACTGAACATGGGGTCCATGAACTTCGGTATTTTTACACTCAAGAAAAGATACAAGGACTGGAAACACGAGTGGGAGCCGGCTCTGCTGGATGCGACCAAGCATACAACCTTCCGAAATACCTACGAGGATATTGAGACCATACTTTCGGAATTGGGACAGGGGGACGGCGCCCGGTTCGAATTTGAGTGCTATGATCTCGGCCATATTGAAACTCTCGCTTTTTACCTCCGCCAGGGATTGGTCAAACCGCCGCTGTACGTGCAGTTTGTCCTCGGCGTCATGGGCGGCGTTGGCGCATCGCCGGAGAACCTTATGGCCATGAAGGCCTCGGCGGACCGGTTACTGGGCGACAACTACCAGTTTTCCGTCCTTGCCGCGGGTGCCCACCAGATCCCGCTGGCGACCATGGGAGTTATCCTGGGCGGTAATGTGCGGGTCGGGCTGGAGGATAGCCTGACCGTGCCGCCGGGCAGATTGGCTGAGAGCAATGCGGAGCAGGTGCGGGCAATCCGCACCGTGATTGAGGCCCTGGGGCACGAGGTGGCCACGCCGGAGGATGTGCGCAGCGGGCTTGGCCTCAAGGGCCGGGACCAGATCAAGGCGCATGCGTCATGA
- a CDS encoding GNAT family N-acetyltransferase encodes MTEITYRLAASGDAGVLYDMLRLLAHDLGKEHEFSGSREALLKYGFSETPAFEAIIAWRGEEPLGFILYFYEFSTWRGAPGIYVQDLYVKQEARGLGLGHRLTCAAMALAKKREAVYMRLMVHGDNQAGFGFYNAIGFKAVEGETVMLLEMKDID; translated from the coding sequence ATGACGGAAATTACCTACAGACTGGCGGCAAGCGGGGATGCAGGCGTGTTATATGACATGCTGCGCCTGCTCGCCCATGACCTGGGTAAGGAACATGAGTTTTCCGGGTCGAGGGAAGCGCTGCTGAAATACGGCTTTTCCGAAACGCCTGCCTTCGAGGCGATCATTGCCTGGCGGGGGGAGGAGCCGCTGGGCTTCATTTTGTATTTTTACGAATTTTCCACCTGGCGCGGCGCGCCCGGGATCTACGTCCAGGATCTCTATGTAAAGCAAGAGGCCCGGGGGCTCGGGCTTGGTCATCGTCTCACCTGTGCGGCGATGGCGCTCGCTAAGAAGCGGGAGGCGGTCTATATGCGCCTGATGGTGCACGGGGACAATCAGGCCGGTTTCGGATTTTACAACGCCATTGGCTTCAAGGCCGTGGAGGGCGAAACCGTTATGCTCCTGGAGATGAAGGATATTGACTGA
- a CDS encoding CehA/McbA family metallohydrolase yields MKFVSGVACAFLLLLSQAAAEGVTERVPVLSHISHPHTYYWRELYMPQLTSGPSGATWSPDGKSVIYSMQGSLWRQDIGSDTARQLTAGPGYDYQPDWSPDGRHVVFTRHHHDALNLYLLDLESGREIPLTAENSVNVEPRWSPDGSKLAFVSSRQGGFFGIYVAEVSGEKLSRLRPLVTGHVSKRDRYYYSQEDHAINPSWSPDGRTIYYVSNPETAWGTGGIWAVEVKNPNKRRLIVNEETSWSAHPEMAGDGKRLLFSSYARRQWHQLWLTTPQGLSPLPLTFGDYDLQNARWSPDDRQLLYTSNETGGLTLWRHTVIGGAREQIVARQKIYKKPVTELAISLTDETGAPLYGRLMVLASDGRHYGPDDARMHADDYIDVKRSDQENHYFHCFGSCTLMVPEGELSIMASSGFTHEMADQTIKVSGKRQEMKLALASLALPEKYGKFISADMHVHINYGGKYRQTLETFAREARAEDMDVIYNLLVNKEQRIPDISMFKTTSDTIEGVTIYQAQEFHTSYWGHLSFLHLGDHLVTPDFASYRHTALASPYPSNAVVADLAREQGAVTGYVHPFDEAPDPAAKGRLSHSLPLDVVNGKTDFMEVVGFSNHQETAKVWYRFLNLGYRLPAGAGTDAMTNYASLRGPVGLNRAYLQARADDPASLKQAIRLGHGYVTDGPNVGVLVKGGDRDGAVGPGHEIRFGEQGGTIRVEFSLRSPVPVERLELVQNGKVIYQADLADDPFNADMTLNLPVKESGWLLLRAVNEKSHPMIQDLYTYATTNPVWLTVENKPQYAAEDARYFLDWIAKIEEHLATRGEDFNADWEKDAIMKDISAAKKALEEKINAAP; encoded by the coding sequence ATGAAGTTTGTAAGCGGGGTTGCCTGTGCGTTTCTGCTGCTCCTGAGCCAGGCAGCGGCCGAGGGAGTGACGGAACGAGTACCGGTTCTGTCCCATATTTCACATCCCCATACCTATTACTGGCGCGAACTCTATATGCCGCAACTGACCAGCGGCCCCTCCGGCGCGACCTGGTCGCCGGACGGCAAGTCGGTCATTTACAGTATGCAGGGCTCGCTGTGGCGTCAGGACATCGGCAGCGATACCGCCCGGCAACTGACGGCGGGGCCCGGATACGACTATCAGCCGGACTGGTCGCCGGATGGGCGCCATGTGGTTTTCACCCGTCATCACCATGACGCCCTCAATCTTTACCTGCTTGACCTGGAAAGCGGCCGGGAAATTCCCCTGACCGCGGAAAACTCCGTCAATGTGGAGCCGCGCTGGAGCCCGGACGGTAGCAAGCTGGCCTTTGTCTCCAGCCGGCAGGGCGGATTTTTCGGCATCTATGTGGCTGAGGTATCGGGTGAAAAACTATCCCGTCTCCGCCCCTTGGTGACGGGCCATGTCAGCAAGCGCGACAGATATTATTATTCCCAGGAAGACCACGCGATTAATCCGTCCTGGTCGCCGGACGGCAGGACCATCTATTATGTCTCCAATCCGGAGACCGCCTGGGGCACAGGCGGGATCTGGGCCGTCGAGGTGAAGAACCCCAATAAACGCAGGCTGATTGTCAATGAAGAGACAAGCTGGTCCGCCCATCCGGAAATGGCCGGGGACGGCAAGAGGCTGCTGTTTAGCAGTTATGCACGCCGCCAGTGGCATCAGCTGTGGCTGACCACGCCGCAGGGACTTTCGCCGTTGCCGCTGACCTTTGGCGACTACGACCTGCAGAATGCGCGCTGGTCGCCCGATGACCGGCAGCTGCTCTATACCAGTAACGAAACCGGCGGCCTTACCCTGTGGCGGCACACGGTGATCGGCGGCGCCCGGGAACAGATTGTCGCCCGCCAGAAAATCTATAAGAAACCCGTGACCGAGCTTGCGATCTCGCTGACGGACGAAACCGGCGCACCACTTTATGGCCGGCTGATGGTTCTGGCGTCCGACGGACGGCATTACGGTCCGGATGACGCCAGGATGCATGCAGATGATTATATTGATGTGAAGCGCTCTGATCAGGAAAACCATTATTTCCATTGCTTCGGCTCCTGTACGCTGATGGTGCCGGAAGGGGAGCTTTCCATCATGGCCTCATCCGGCTTCACTCATGAAATGGCGGATCAGACGATCAAGGTTTCGGGCAAGCGGCAGGAAATGAAACTGGCCCTTGCGTCCCTTGCTCTGCCGGAAAAATACGGCAAATTCATCAGCGCCGATATGCATGTACATATCAATTACGGCGGCAAATACCGCCAGACCCTTGAGACATTCGCCAGGGAAGCCAGAGCCGAGGATATGGACGTGATTTATAACCTGCTGGTGAACAAGGAGCAGCGCATCCCCGACATCAGCATGTTCAAGACCACTTCGGACACCATAGAGGGGGTGACCATCTACCAGGCGCAGGAATTTCACACCAGTTACTGGGGGCACCTGAGTTTTCTCCATCTGGGCGACCATCTGGTGACCCCGGACTTCGCCAGCTATCGCCATACGGCGCTGGCTTCACCCTATCCCAGCAATGCGGTGGTGGCAGACCTGGCGCGGGAGCAGGGGGCGGTGACCGGCTATGTTCATCCCTTTGATGAGGCGCCTGATCCCGCCGCGAAGGGCCGCTTGAGCCACAGCCTGCCGCTGGATGTGGTCAACGGGAAGACGGACTTCATGGAAGTGGTTGGCTTTTCCAACCATCAGGAAACGGCAAAGGTCTGGTATAGATTCCTCAATCTCGGCTACCGGCTGCCGGCGGGCGCCGGGACCGACGCCATGACCAACTATGCCTCGCTGCGTGGTCCGGTGGGACTGAACCGCGCCTATCTGCAGGCCAGGGCGGATGATCCGGCCTCGCTCAAGCAGGCGATCAGGCTGGGGCATGGATATGTCACCGACGGCCCCAATGTGGGAGTGTTGGTCAAGGGCGGCGACCGGGACGGTGCGGTGGGACCGGGTCATGAAATCCGCTTCGGGGAACAGGGCGGCACGATCCGGGTGGAATTTTCCCTGAGGTCGCCGGTGCCGGTGGAACGGCTGGAGCTTGTGCAGAATGGAAAGGTCATTTATCAGGCCGATCTGGCGGACGATCCCTTTAATGCGGATATGACCCTGAACCTGCCGGTGAAGGAAAGCGGCTGGTTATTGCTCCGCGCCGTGAACGAAAAATCCCACCCCATGATCCAGGATCTTTATACCTATGCCACCACCAACCCGGTGTGGCTGACAGTTGAAAACAAACCGCAATACGCAGCGGAGGACGCCCGCTATTTTCTGGACTGGATCGCAAAAATAGAAGAGCATCTCGCTACACGCGGGGAAGACTTCAATGCCGACTGGGAGAAGGACGCTATTATGAAAGATATCAGCGCTGCCAAAAAGGCGCTCGAGGAGAAAATAAATGCTGCACCATAA
- a CDS encoding S9 family peptidase, with translation MLHHKKLFLVAALVAGSFQTAVAANRLFQIEDFHNIQDVSAPALSPDGSKVVYSVSSNNLKIDAATSDIWLVPYKGGKPKNLTKTKKKSEWDPRFSPDGRHIVFLGEDKKDGSSQLFLMKAKGGSVKQISHVDGGINEYDWSPDGKHIVFTAFVGGGKPNEAGTPAPIVIDRFQFKEDWVGYLAGARRHIHILDVASGKATQITFGEQDHWLPMWSPDGKWIAYVSKDRGDADRNMDSDVFIMKPEKDGEKKRISTFKGTDVDPYWVSPPEWSPDSKKLLWLASGESKWIYYAPWQIMIGDIESGEVRPLAHIDRCFYVPKWSKDGTSVYALVELDRTTPMAKIDVASGEITYLSEGDIFGLSFDVAGDDHVVVQQADDNTPFELVAVDGKDRVLTRHNAWLDDYKLATTKEFDFESDGHEIGGLIVYPPDYDSSKAYPAIFRLHGGPVYQFSHEFMYDWQIYAAEGYIVVGINPRGSSGQGFDFSKAIYADWGNVDSRDIIAGAHYLADKGIVDIDRLGTGGWSYGGMLTNYVIATDTLFKAAVSGAGTANMFGTYGDDQYSREYELELGTPWENFDAYKRVSFPFLNADRITTPTLYQCAGLDYNVPCIGAEQMYQALRSTGVETRFVIYPDQHHGIVIPSYLEDRMRRNLAWYDKHLKPGE, from the coding sequence ATGCTGCACCATAAAAAACTCTTTCTTGTTGCCGCCCTGGTCGCCGGATCGTTCCAGACGGCCGTCGCGGCGAACAGGCTTTTTCAGATTGAAGATTTTCATAACATCCAGGACGTCAGCGCACCGGCGCTTTCTCCCGATGGCAGCAAGGTGGTCTATTCAGTCAGCAGCAACAACCTGAAGATCGATGCCGCCACAAGCGACATCTGGCTGGTTCCCTACAAGGGCGGCAAGCCAAAAAATCTCACAAAAACTAAAAAGAAGAGTGAATGGGACCCCCGGTTCAGCCCGGACGGGCGCCATATTGTATTTCTGGGGGAGGATAAGAAAGACGGCAGCAGCCAGCTTTTCCTGATGAAGGCAAAGGGAGGGTCAGTAAAACAAATCAGTCATGTGGACGGCGGCATCAATGAATATGACTGGTCCCCCGACGGCAAGCATATTGTCTTTACCGCCTTTGTCGGCGGCGGAAAACCGAATGAGGCCGGCACGCCCGCGCCGATTGTGATCGACCGCTTCCAGTTCAAGGAGGATTGGGTCGGATACCTGGCCGGCGCCCGCCGGCATATCCACATTCTGGACGTGGCCAGTGGGAAAGCAACCCAGATCACCTTCGGCGAGCAGGATCACTGGCTGCCGATGTGGTCTCCCGACGGGAAATGGATCGCCTATGTGTCCAAGGACCGGGGCGATGCGGACCGTAACATGGATTCCGACGTCTTCATCATGAAGCCGGAAAAGGACGGCGAGAAAAAGCGCATCAGCACGTTCAAAGGGACCGATGTTGATCCCTACTGGGTGTCCCCGCCGGAATGGTCGCCGGACAGCAAAAAGCTTCTGTGGCTGGCCAGCGGGGAAAGCAAATGGATTTACTATGCCCCGTGGCAGATAATGATCGGCGATATCGAAAGCGGCGAAGTGCGCCCGCTGGCCCATATCGACCGCTGTTTCTATGTCCCCAAATGGTCGAAGGACGGCACCTCCGTCTACGCCCTTGTGGAACTGGACCGGACAACCCCGATGGCGAAAATAGATGTGGCGAGCGGTGAGATCACCTATCTCAGCGAAGGTGATATTTTCGGCCTGTCCTTTGATGTGGCGGGCGACGACCATGTGGTCGTGCAGCAGGCAGACGACAACACCCCCTTTGAGCTGGTGGCGGTGGATGGGAAAGACCGTGTCCTGACCCGGCATAACGCCTGGCTTGATGACTACAAGCTTGCCACAACTAAGGAATTTGACTTCGAGAGCGACGGCCATGAAATCGGCGGGCTGATCGTCTATCCGCCTGATTATGACAGCAGCAAGGCCTATCCGGCCATTTTCCGGCTGCATGGCGGTCCGGTTTATCAATTCTCCCATGAATTCATGTATGACTGGCAAATTTATGCCGCAGAAGGCTATATCGTGGTCGGCATCAATCCGCGCGGGTCCTCCGGCCAGGGGTTTGACTTTTCCAAGGCCATTTACGCCGACTGGGGCAATGTGGATTCCCGGGATATCATCGCCGGGGCGCATTATCTGGCGGACAAGGGAATTGTCGATATCGACCGGCTTGGCACCGGCGGCTGGAGCTATGGCGGCATGCTGACCAACTATGTGATCGCGACCGATACCCTGTTCAAGGCGGCCGTCAGTGGGGCCGGGACGGCCAACATGTTCGGCACCTACGGCGACGACCAGTACAGCCGGGAATATGAACTTGAACTCGGCACGCCGTGGGAAAATTTCGACGCCTACAAGCGGGTCAGCTTCCCGTTCCTCAATGCGGACCGGATCACGACGCCGACCCTCTACCAGTGTGCCGGCCTGGATTACAATGTGCCCTGCATCGGGGCGGAACAGATGTATCAGGCCCTGCGCTCCACGGGGGTGGAGACCCGGTTTGTGATTTATCCGGATCAGCATCACGGTATTGTCATCCCCAGCTACCTGGAGGACCGGATGCGCCGGAACCTGGCCTGGTATGACAAACACCTGAAGCCGGGCGAATAA